The Bacteroidales bacterium region GCGAATGGATTTATTGAGCCGGTGGAAATGACTTTCGAAGGAGTGAAAAAGAGGTTCTTGGCAAATAAAGAGTAAGGGCTGTTTGTGAAAGAACGGAACATCTTCAGGCCCAAGGGCCTGTCCTCCGGCGATCAGCTACTACGCAGGGAGTAGACCATCAGAACATCGCCATGTCTCAGGAACATTTTTCCATCGAAGATGTAGGGGTGCGACCAGTGAGGACCGGTCCCTTTATCTATTTCAAATGAACTGATAACCCTGAAACCGGAAGGATCGGGCTTCACGAGACCCACATTTCCTCTTTTCTCCACATACACGTAGAGGAGGCCGTCGGCATAAACCATTTCCCCTTTTGAATTCCACTCCTCATCGTACATTACCTCACCCGTATTCCAGTCCAGGCAGGCCCAGGCCCCGGTGCCGTTGCTTATCCAGTAGGATCCATACAGGTAACCATCCAATTCAATGAGCCCGTGGTGATGGTTGTCCAGGAGCGTACTGGTGTAGACCTCTGATAGGGATGTTACATCGTCGTTGACTCTGAGCATTTTTGCAGGGTAATTGTATCCGATGGATAAGAAGATCATGTTGCCCTTCACCACCGGTGAGTTGGCCCAGATCATGCCCTTGGGCTGCCATGTCCACTGGGTGGAGTCGAAGTATTTATAGGAGGTTTTGATCTCCCCGTTTTCCGAATCCACAAGGTATAAATCGCTTGCCGAGGCGCCCAGGATATAATCTTTTCCGTTGAACCCGTGCAGGATGGGGGAGACATAGGAACGCTGGCCGTCGGTGCCTGGCGATTTCCAGATCTCTTCTCCGGTCATCTTATCGAAGGCTACAAAAGTCGCCACGGCGCTGGCCGGTGAACAGATCACCTTGTTGCCGACAATAAGCGGTGATTCGGCCACCCCCCAGACATGCCAGTCGGCCTGGTAGACTTCATCCACATTGATCTTCCAGTTGATCTCACCGGATTCCGCATTCAGACAAACCAATTCCCCGACCCCGCTGATGATGTAAATCCGGTCCTCTTCAATGGTGGGGGTGCTCCGGGTATTTGGATAGGACTGATCCCAGGACTTTCCATAAGGCACCTGCCATTTTTTCTCTCCATGGAAGTCAATACAGGTTAAATGATCCATGCCGCCGATCTTGCCGGAGGCATAGATGAATGTTCCATTGGAAATGACCGACGACCAGCCCTCTCCGATTCCTTCAAATTCCAGCAGCAGTTCAGGACCGCCTTCCGGCCATTCCTTCATGAGATTGGTTTCCGGGAATTTTCCATCCCTGTCTGGTCCGCGAAACTGATAAATCTGGGCCTGTGTTGCCGAAACAAATACAAGCGTTATAGCAAGGAGCAATAGTTTTTTCATATCTTATTATTTGGAAACGCAAACATACAAAAACATACAATTCAGGCCAAGCAGCCAACTCCGCCGTCAGCAGTCCGGCATTGCTGCCAATGGCTTATACACCCAGCGATTCGGTATATGAATCTGGAATAGGAATATTGCTAACTTATTCTTTTAACTTTATGAAAACTTCTCCTATGGAAACTACGGATATCCTCATTCAGATCAGGAAAATAGTCCGCTCGATCAATTTAGAATCCAAGAAAATACAAAAGGAGTACGGGGTAAGCATCCCCCAGGTCCTTTGTCTGAGCTATTTGCATAAGGCCCCGAACTATCTGGCAACTCAGGGTGAGGTGAAAAGGTTCTTAAACCTGAACTCAAGTACGGTAAGCGGGATCATTAACCGGCTGGAGAAAAAGGGATTGGTGGCCAGGCTGCCAAAGTCGGGAGATAAAAGGGTGGTAAATATAGCACTTACTTCCACGGGGGATGAACTCATTGCCTCCATGCCATCGCTTCTACACGAACAATTATCCGATAAATTGAACATTCTGGAAGCCTCAAAATTGGCGATGATAGAACAAAGCCTGGATATGCTGGTTCATTTGCTGGACATCCAGGCGGTTGATGCATCACCTATGATCACTATAGAGGGCAACCTGGAGGATCAGGAGGGATTATAGGGGGCCCTGTTCCGCATATGTTTGCCTAAGCAATACAATTTGTGTATTTTTGTTCGCACAGAAACTAAAATACACATCCAATGATATTTAATGCTATTCAGCAAGAATTAGGGACCCGCCTTGAAGAGGATCTCAGTATCTCTTCCTGGAAGGACTGGAAGTGGCATATCAAGCACTCAATTCGTTCACTCGATAAATTTGAACATTTAACCGGAATAAAAATTCCCGGGGATAAAAGGGAGGGGCTGGAACGCACGTTTAATAAGTTTCCGCTATCAATTACTCCCTACTACCTCTCTCTGATCGACCGGGATAACTATGAAAACGATCCCGTTTTTAAACAGGCTTTTGGCGGCGTTGAAGAATTAACCACGTTAAAGTCAGAGCTTAATGATCCGCTTTCCGAAGACCGGGATAGCCCAGTTCCGGGACTGACACATCGGTACCCGGACCGTGTACTTTTTCACGTGAGCAATGTATGTTCCATGTATTGCAGGCATTGTACCCGTAAACGTAAGGTGGGAGATGTGGACTATGTCCCATCCAGGGACCAGCTGTCTAAAGGGATCAGGTACATCGCAGAATCCCCCCAGGTGCGCGATGTCCTGTTATCGGGAGGAGATCCCCTGATGTTATCGGATGAGAAACTTGACTGGCTGTTATCTGAAATCCGTCGGATTCCTCATGTTGAAATTATTCGTATAGGAACCAGAATGCCTGTGGTTCTGCCATACCGCATAACGAATAAGCTGGTAGAAATATTGAAAAAGTATCATCCTCTCTGGATAAATACACATTTTAATCATCCCCGGGAAATTACAGAATCTTCAAAGGAGGCCATTGCCATGCTGGCAAATGGAGGGTTTCCCCTGGGCAATCAATCCGTGCTGCTTGCTGAAGTTAATGATTGCCCGAGGATCATGAAATCCCTGCTGCATAAACTTGTACAAAACCGGATAAGGCCTTATTATCTTTATCAATGTGATCTGGCCGAAGGATTATCTCATTTCAGAACCCCGATCGGGAAAGGGATTGAGATCATGGAAAGCCTTGTTGGCCATACAAGCGGTTTGGCCCGGCCTACCTATGTCATTGATGCTCCGGGGGGAGGCGGAAAAATACCGGTCATGCCCAACTATCTTATCTCCTGGTCGACCAATAAGGTAGTACTCAGGAATTATGAAGGGGTTATCACCACGTATAAAGAACCGGACAGTTACGAGCCCAAGTTTTGTGACCGGGATTGTGAAGCATGCAATCTGGAGCTCAAAACCGATGAAGTGGATGAATCAGAAGCCATTGGTATTGAAAAGCTCCTCTCGGATTCGGATGATACGATCTCCCTGTTCCCCGAGAATAACGAGCGAATCCAAAGGAGAGAAGAGCATGGAAGACAGAATTGAAAGAATAGGAAAAGAATCGGTCATTCAGCATGGTAAACTGAACGACCGGATCTATCTGATCAAACTTGGCATGGAGGATTTTCCAGGGATTCTGGACTCTATGCGCGATTTGGCCAGAGAGAACAGTTATACCAAAATATTCTGCAAAATCCCGGAGTGGGCGGCACCTTATTTTTTCGCTGATGGTTATATCACAGAAGCCTTCATTCCCGGATTTTACCAGGGCAAAGAGGCTGTGTTTTTTGTGTCGAAGTATCTGAACTCTGACAGGCTTTTGAATCTTGAAAATGAGAGTCTGACAAATTTGAGTCAATTACTGAAAAGCTCCCATAAACAAGACAATATGCTGAATAACGGGTCCTTAAAGGCCAGGCAGCTTGACGCTTCTGACGTAGATCAGATTACGGGTATTTACAGAAAGGTTTTTCAGAGTTATCCCTTTCCCATCCGGAACCCAGGATATATTCTTAAGACCATGAAGGAGAATGTCAGATATTTCGGAGTGATTAAAAATGAAAAGCTGCTTGCAGTTGCCTCCGCAGAGATTGATTTCGGGGGCAGAAATGCAGAGATGACTGATTTTGCCACCGAACCCGATCACCGGGGAGGTAAACTGGGTCAGGGTCTTTTGTCGAAGATGGAAGAGGAGATGAATGCTTTGGATATTAATACATTATATACGATTGCCCGGCTTCGGTCTGTTCCTATGAACAAGATCTTTCTGAAGCACCAGTATCAGTATGCAGGAACCCTGATCAAGAATACCAATATTTCGGGAAGCCTGGAGAGTATGAACGTATATTACAAACATATTTAGTATGCCAGTTGACCGGAATCTGGGATCAAGATGTAAGTACTCGGACCGCTGTCCCTTGTTTCAGGGTATTGGAATTCCGGAGCGAATGACCAGGTCCATTTGGAGAAACGTGTTTTGCTACCGGGGAGCGAAAGGCTGGAACAATTGCCAGCAATTCCTCCTCTTCGAAAAAGAGGAGAATGCCGGTGAATCCCAGGTTTCAATAAATTAAACAGAATAATTGCCAGTGAAAACCATATTCTTACGTGAAATAGAAAATCCAAAGGAAAAAGAGATCTTAAAGCTTCTTCATTCGAAGGGAAGCTGCCTGTATGGTGATATCTTTAAGCAACTTTCCATCTCCCCGACAGACGGGCAACAAATCATTTTCTCATTGCTTTCCAGGGGCTTGATCAAATTCCAATCCGGCTCAACAAATATTGAGCTCAATGCTGTACTGAAATAATGCATTTCCTGGATATTTCAATTTTTATTCTTTACCTGTTAGGGGTATTGGGGGTAGGCCTGTATTTCCTGAGGAGAAATCAGAGCACTGATGACTACTTTGTGGGCGGTCGCAAAATGAGCAGCCTTCATATCGGGCTTTCTGTGGTAGCCACAGATGTGGGAGGTGGTTTTTCCATTGGTTTGGGGGGATTGGGTTTTGTCATGGGAATATCGGGCAGCTGGCTCTTGTTCACCGGTCTTCTTGGGGCCTGGATAGCCGGAATTTTCCTGATTCCCCGGGTATTCAGCCTTGGGAGGGACAAGAGCTTCCTTACTTTCCCGCAACTCCTTTCTGATATCTTCAATCCAAAGGTGGCCCTTCTTGCCGGTCTGATTTCGGCTATCAGTTACCTGGGATTTACAAGCTCCCAGCTTCTTGCAGGCGCCAAACTGGCTTCTTCCACATTTAACGGCTTAGCGTTGGATCAGGCATTGTTGCTTATGGGAGTTATCGCTGTACTATATACAAGCCTTGGTGGGATGAAAGCAGTGATCTACACAGATACCTTCCAGTGGATCGTCCTGCTGACCGGGCTCTCTTTTATTGCATTACCTTTTTCCCTGAATGCTGTAGGGGGTTGGAGTGTTGTGAGAGAAACCCTGGGCGACGAGTTTCTGTCCATGAGAAATGTATCCTGGCAACAACTTGTCAACTGGGCCTTTACTATTTTACCTATCTGGTTTGTGGGTATGACTTTGTATCAGCGCATATATGCTTCCAGGAGCGAGAGAAGCGCCCGCAGGGCCTGGTTTATTGCCGGCCTTTTTGAATTCCCGGTAATGGCTTTCCTGGGGGTGATATTGGGAATGCTCTCCAGGGTGGCCATTAAACAGGGGATCATTACTCAATATACGCTTGCCAACATTGATCCGGAGCTGGGCTTGCCGGTTCTTCTGAAAACCATTTTACCTGTTGGCTTCCTTGGTATTATAATGGCCGTCTATTTTTCGGCCATTATGTCGACCGCAGATAGTTGCCTGATGGCTTCCTCCGGCAATATCCTGACAGATGTGCTGGGGAAACACCGTGGGAAACGCAGTCTTATTTACTCCCAGATACTGACCCTGATCATTGGTATACTGGCTCTCCTGCTGGCTATGCGAATGGAAAACGTACTTGAGTTGATGCTCCTTTCCTATGCTTTTATGGTTTCCGGATTAATTGTTCCGGTACTGGCCGGCCTGTTTACAAGAAAACCAGATTCACAGGCAGCCATGCTTGCCATGATTGGAGGAGGAACAACAACAAGTATTCTGGTGATTCTGGAACTGCCCCTGCCCCTGGAACTGGATGCTAACATTTTTGGGATAGCAGTGTCGCTGATGATTTATTTGGTAACTTTGGTATTAAAGCGAACAAAGAGCAAGTGTTAACTGTAAGAGTATAAGCCATGAAGCATTATTATTGCATGTTAATTTCCAGTTTGATATTTATTACAACGTATGCACAAACGAATTATATTGAAACGTCCCATTATCTTTTTTCTGAATTTACGCAGGGAGTTATTCTTCTGAAAGCTGGAACAAGAAATGACGCTTTGCTAAATTATAATTCATTGACTGAAGAGATGATTTTCGAAAATAATGGCCAGAAAAAAGCAATTGGAATAAATGAAATACTACTTGTCGATACGGTTTTTATTAAGGATAGAAAATTTGTTGCACTGAATGGAAAATTTGTGGAATTGGTATACCATTCAAATTGGGATCTTTATGTTGAACACAAGTGCAAAGTGGAGGAACAAGGTAAACCAGCCGGATACGGCGGAACATCTCATACTGGAGCTGCCACGTCAGTATCATCGTTATATGCACAGGGCAGAGTAGTTTACAATCTGAAATTGCCCGATGATTATAAAACAAAACCTTATTCCATTTATTGGTTAAAGAGAAAGGGCAACTTATATA contains the following coding sequences:
- the ablB gene encoding putative beta-lysine N-acetyltransferase — encoded protein: MEDRIERIGKESVIQHGKLNDRIYLIKLGMEDFPGILDSMRDLARENSYTKIFCKIPEWAAPYFFADGYITEAFIPGFYQGKEAVFFVSKYLNSDRLLNLENESLTNLSQLLKSSHKQDNMLNNGSLKARQLDASDVDQITGIYRKVFQSYPFPIRNPGYILKTMKENVRYFGVIKNEKLLAVASAEIDFGGRNAEMTDFATEPDHRGGKLGQGLLSKMEEEMNALDINTLYTIARLRSVPMNKIFLKHQYQYAGTLIKNTNISGSLESMNVYYKHI
- a CDS encoding sodium:solute symporter family protein, translating into MHFLDISIFILYLLGVLGVGLYFLRRNQSTDDYFVGGRKMSSLHIGLSVVATDVGGGFSIGLGGLGFVMGISGSWLLFTGLLGAWIAGIFLIPRVFSLGRDKSFLTFPQLLSDIFNPKVALLAGLISAISYLGFTSSQLLAGAKLASSTFNGLALDQALLLMGVIAVLYTSLGGMKAVIYTDTFQWIVLLTGLSFIALPFSLNAVGGWSVVRETLGDEFLSMRNVSWQQLVNWAFTILPIWFVGMTLYQRIYASRSERSARRAWFIAGLFEFPVMAFLGVILGMLSRVAIKQGIITQYTLANIDPELGLPVLLKTILPVGFLGIIMAVYFSAIMSTADSCLMASSGNILTDVLGKHRGKRSLIYSQILTLIIGILALLLAMRMENVLELMLLSYAFMVSGLIVPVLAGLFTRKPDSQAAMLAMIGGGTTTSILVILELPLPLELDANIFGIAVSLMIYLVTLVLKRTKSKC
- the ablA gene encoding lysine 2,3-aminomutase; this encodes MIFNAIQQELGTRLEEDLSISSWKDWKWHIKHSIRSLDKFEHLTGIKIPGDKREGLERTFNKFPLSITPYYLSLIDRDNYENDPVFKQAFGGVEELTTLKSELNDPLSEDRDSPVPGLTHRYPDRVLFHVSNVCSMYCRHCTRKRKVGDVDYVPSRDQLSKGIRYIAESPQVRDVLLSGGDPLMLSDEKLDWLLSEIRRIPHVEIIRIGTRMPVVLPYRITNKLVEILKKYHPLWINTHFNHPREITESSKEAIAMLANGGFPLGNQSVLLAEVNDCPRIMKSLLHKLVQNRIRPYYLYQCDLAEGLSHFRTPIGKGIEIMESLVGHTSGLARPTYVIDAPGGGGKIPVMPNYLISWSTNKVVLRNYEGVITTYKEPDSYEPKFCDRDCEACNLELKTDEVDESEAIGIEKLLSDSDDTISLFPENNERIQRREEHGRQN
- a CDS encoding PQQ-binding-like beta-propeller repeat protein, giving the protein MKKLLLLAITLVFVSATQAQIYQFRGPDRDGKFPETNLMKEWPEGGPELLLEFEGIGEGWSSVISNGTFIYASGKIGGMDHLTCIDFHGEKKWQVPYGKSWDQSYPNTRSTPTIEEDRIYIISGVGELVCLNAESGEINWKINVDEVYQADWHVWGVAESPLIVGNKVICSPASAVATFVAFDKMTGEEIWKSPGTDGQRSYVSPILHGFNGKDYILGASASDLYLVDSENGEIKTSYKYFDSTQWTWQPKGMIWANSPVVKGNMIFLSIGYNYPAKMLRVNDDVTSLSEVYTSTLLDNHHHGLIELDGYLYGSYWISNGTGAWACLDWNTGEVMYDEEWNSKGEMVYADGLLYVYVEKRGNVGLVKPDPSGFRVISSFEIDKGTGPHWSHPYIFDGKMFLRHGDVLMVYSLRSS
- a CDS encoding MarR family transcriptional regulator — translated: METTDILIQIRKIVRSINLESKKIQKEYGVSIPQVLCLSYLHKAPNYLATQGEVKRFLNLNSSTVSGIINRLEKKGLVARLPKSGDKRVVNIALTSTGDELIASMPSLLHEQLSDKLNILEASKLAMIEQSLDMLVHLLDIQAVDASPMITIEGNLEDQEGL